The Humulus lupulus chromosome 3, drHumLupu1.1, whole genome shotgun sequence genome window below encodes:
- the LOC133821168 gene encoding uncharacterized protein LOC133821168 produces MELLIIWNERERQLVENGVESLKLCEVVHQRPMSSLPTTKGCLLGKIQEGTLEWEKIAREAARTIPGRENGGNCDIKNLSTGSKIYLPVFVEGANLSTGDMHFSQGDGEVSFCGAIEMSGFLDLKCEIIRGGMKEYLTPMGPTPLHVNPIFEIGPVEPRFS; encoded by the exons ATGGAACTTCTTATTATTTGGAATGAAAGGGAAAGACAGCTTGTTGAGAATGGAGTTGAGTCTTTGAAACTTTGTGAAGTTGTGCATCAACGGCCAATGTCTAGCTTACCAACAACAAAGGGTTGTCTCCTCGGAAAG ATCCAAGAGGGTACTCTAGAGTGGGAGAAGATAGCTAGGGAGGCTGCAAGGACCATACCAGGAAGAGAAAATGGTGGGAACTGTGACATTAAAAACCTAAGTACAGGATCAAAGATCTACCTTCCTGTATTCGTAGAGGGAGCAAATCTAAGTACTGGTGACATGCACTTTTCTCAGGGAGATGGTGAAGTCTCATTCTGTGGGGCAATTGAGATGAGCGGCTTTCTCGATCTCAA GTGTGAAATAATAAGGGGTGGAATGAAAGAGTATCTGACACCAATGGGGCCAACTCCACTTCATGTAAACCCAATATTTGAGATAGGCCCTGTTGAACCAAGATTCTCATAA